A genomic region of Desulfovibrio sp. contains the following coding sequences:
- a CDS encoding glycosyltransferase, translating into MYSCSPVISFIIATFNAGETLRRCLNSLLGCDKHQIEIIIKDACSVDDTQNIVTEYWDRLPIRFICQRDTGICDAWNQAVTVDGGPQGQWILFLGADDFICSPQRLEATVAALGNLAENAEYAAAPVTLVNGDGFAVDTLFPSRSLKRDLPMGMPLPHQGLFHRRCLFSANRFDTSLRITGDYSFLCSTLKPDNLVYLDLPALVCMSLGGISGNLEGLAKRNREVLLVSREFFPDCARGMLWKRLVLSYLFNGLTILLGAQFAAMCADCYRRLLRKTPLWTARPPLPGAMRLPENSANTCNCQRPVFSLLVATLNRQQPLQKFLDCLLEQTIGTDSFEVLIADQNPSGFLQPLIDGYAERLSIRVVQVPNLGVSHARNVLVPLAQGQYIAFPDDDCFYESDTLLEAQNFFESRLHVHAIQGSWSAPGMDRKLICTSNRVCTLLSIFKRGETYVQFFRKESVNYIGLFDTILGPGTGLPYGCGEDTDYLLRAIEKGLTVVYAPSVHVHHNEVDAMAIMANKQKIISYATGRMYLLRKHKLPWWFQLFNIIYPLLRIPFEGIRYRKYRLIMFKARLRGFFYVRSSTGFTD; encoded by the coding sequence ATGTATAGTTGCTCGCCAGTTATTTCATTTATTATCGCTACTTTTAATGCCGGTGAGACACTTCGGCGTTGTCTGAATTCTTTGTTGGGGTGCGATAAGCACCAAATCGAAATCATCATTAAAGATGCCTGCTCTGTTGATGACACGCAGAACATCGTAACTGAATATTGGGACCGCCTACCTATTCGGTTTATATGCCAACGAGATACTGGCATTTGTGATGCCTGGAATCAGGCCGTTACAGTTGACGGAGGTCCTCAGGGACAATGGATTCTTTTTTTGGGGGCTGATGACTTTATATGTTCTCCGCAGCGCCTGGAGGCAACGGTAGCTGCCCTGGGTAATCTTGCGGAAAATGCTGAATACGCCGCTGCTCCGGTTACCCTGGTCAATGGAGATGGTTTTGCGGTAGATACCCTCTTCCCCTCACGCTCTCTTAAGCGCGACCTTCCTATGGGGATGCCGCTACCCCATCAGGGGCTATTTCATCGGCGCTGTTTGTTTTCAGCTAACAGATTCGACACTTCGTTACGGATTACAGGTGACTATAGCTTTCTTTGCAGCACTCTGAAGCCTGACAATCTGGTCTATCTTGATCTGCCAGCCCTGGTTTGTATGAGCCTTGGAGGGATAAGTGGCAACCTAGAAGGCTTGGCAAAGCGAAACCGCGAAGTTTTGCTGGTATCCCGAGAGTTTTTCCCTGACTGCGCTCGCGGCATGTTGTGGAAGCGTCTAGTTTTGTCTTATCTGTTCAATGGATTGACCATATTGCTTGGAGCGCAATTTGCAGCAATGTGCGCTGACTGTTATCGTAGGCTACTTCGTAAGACTCCACTCTGGACCGCAAGACCTCCGTTGCCTGGGGCCATGCGGCTACCTGAAAATTCAGCCAATACGTGCAACTGTCAGCGGCCAGTTTTCTCTCTATTGGTTGCTACACTTAACCGTCAGCAACCGCTACAGAAGTTTTTGGACTGCTTGCTGGAACAGACGATCGGCACCGATTCATTTGAGGTTCTTATTGCAGACCAGAATCCGTCAGGTTTTTTACAACCACTGATTGATGGCTATGCAGAGCGCCTCTCCATTCGCGTTGTCCAAGTGCCCAATCTCGGGGTTTCGCATGCGCGAAATGTCCTGGTGCCATTGGCCCAGGGACAATATATTGCCTTTCCTGATGATGACTGCTTTTATGAATCTGATACATTGCTTGAAGCCCAAAATTTTTTTGAATCGCGCCTGCATGTGCATGCCATTCAGGGGAGTTGGTCTGCTCCTGGCATGGATCGCAAATTAATTTGCACTTCCAACCGGGTGTGTACTTTGTTGTCCATTTTTAAGCGGGGCGAAACCTATGTGCAGTTTTTTAGAAAAGAATCTGTAAACTACATTGGTCTTTTTGATACAATATTAGGACCTGGAACCGGGTTGCCATATGGTTGCGGGGAAGATACTGATTATTTGCTGCGCGCCATTGAAAAGGGTTTGACAGTTGTATACGCGCCTTCAGTTCATGTTCACCATAATGAAGTTGATGCTATGGCCATAATGGCCAACAAGCAAAAAATTATATCTTATGCAACTGGGCGGATGTATCTTTTGCGAAAACATAAGCTCCCCTGGTGGTTTCAGCTGTTCAATATAATTTATCCATTGCTTCGAATTCCCTTTGAGGGAATTCGATACAGAAAATATCGACTGATAATGTTCAAGGCGAGGCTGCGCGGTTTTTTCTACGTGCGCTCATCTACAGGGTTTACGGATTGA
- a CDS encoding nucleotide sugar dehydrogenase: protein MVSFEDLLAKKSSVAVVGLGYVGLPLAVALSHHFDVIGFDINVARVDALNKGHDATNEVDDASLAASTARFTSDATELARAGVIIVAVPTPVDSHRQPDLTPVVGASRTVGRHMPKGCVVCYESTVYPGVTEDECIPLLEKESGMRFPSDFTVGYSPERINPGDKVHRLETIRKVVSGSDAPTADLLVKVYGAVVTAGIHRASCIKVAEAAKVIENTQRDINIALMNELALIFNRMGIDTLEVLEAAGSKWNFLPFRPGLVGGHCIGVDPYYLTYKAEEIGCHPEVILAGRRINDGMGKYVAEICVKRLINADKHVKGARVGLLGFTFKENVPDIRNTRVVDIIAELKEYGITALVHDPEADAAEAYHEYGQTLLPLNDLKNLDVLILAVSHESFRQLDHAAIRAMFAGDAITLMDIKGFWNKQEMLDAGFDLWRL from the coding sequence ATGGTTTCATTTGAAGACCTGTTGGCAAAGAAATCTTCCGTGGCTGTGGTTGGTCTGGGTTATGTGGGCTTGCCTCTGGCTGTTGCCCTTTCCCATCACTTTGATGTCATTGGTTTTGATATCAACGTGGCGCGGGTAGATGCTCTCAACAAGGGGCATGATGCCACCAATGAGGTTGACGATGCTTCCCTTGCCGCCAGCACGGCCCGTTTTACCAGCGATGCAACCGAGCTTGCCAGGGCGGGCGTGATCATCGTGGCTGTGCCTACCCCGGTAGACAGCCACCGACAGCCCGATCTTACGCCTGTGGTGGGCGCAAGTCGCACGGTTGGCCGCCATATGCCCAAGGGCTGCGTGGTGTGCTATGAGTCTACTGTGTACCCTGGCGTTACTGAGGACGAATGCATCCCCCTGCTGGAAAAAGAATCCGGCATGCGCTTTCCGTCGGATTTTACCGTGGGGTATTCACCCGAACGCATCAATCCCGGCGACAAGGTTCACCGGCTTGAAACCATCCGCAAGGTTGTTTCCGGCTCTGACGCCCCCACAGCAGACCTGCTGGTTAAGGTCTATGGCGCGGTGGTGACGGCGGGCATCCACAGGGCCTCGTGCATCAAGGTGGCCGAGGCCGCCAAGGTTATTGAAAACACGCAGCGCGATATCAACATCGCCCTGATGAACGAGCTGGCCCTTATTTTCAACCGCATGGGCATTGATACGCTGGAGGTGCTTGAAGCCGCCGGCAGCAAGTGGAACTTCCTGCCGTTCCGTCCGGGTCTTGTGGGCGGGCACTGCATTGGCGTGGATCCCTATTACCTGACCTACAAGGCCGAAGAAATCGGCTGCCACCCCGAGGTTATCCTTGCGGGCCGCCGCATCAACGACGGCATGGGCAAGTATGTAGCTGAAATCTGCGTCAAACGCCTCATCAATGCTGACAAACACGTCAAAGGCGCGCGCGTGGGCCTGCTGGGCTTTACGTTCAAGGAAAATGTGCCTGACATCCGCAATACCCGCGTGGTGGACATCATAGCGGAGCTGAAGGAATACGGCATCACGGCTCTGGTGCATGATCCCGAAGCCGATGCTGCGGAAGCCTATCATGAATACGGGCAGACGCTGCTGCCCCTGAACGATCTCAAAAATCTGGATGTTCTTATCCTGGCTGTATCGCACGAGAGTTTCCGCCAGCTTGATCATGCGGCCATCCGCGCCATGTTTGCGGGCGACGCAATTACGCTTATGGATATCAAGGGCTTCTGGAACAAGCAGGAAATGCTTGATGCCGGGTTTGATCTCTGGAGGCTGTAA
- a CDS encoding sugar transferase, giving the protein MIAPIIIFAFNRPHHLKNTLEALQRNSLAAQSDLFIYCDGARSNAEKKLTEETRGVARNALGFRSVTVAASEVNQGLGESIIRGVTEIIAKHERVIVLEDDLLTAPFFLEYMNAGLDIYADNPRVASVHGYLYPHTVSCPPETFFLKGTDCLGWGTWKRAWDIFDPDAARLLQRIRDAACVHDFNAQGCYNFTGLLADVAEKRNSSWAVRWHAAAYLQDMYTLYPGRSLIFHAGSDGSGTNCGVDTLFDVPLSTSPIEVTPIEVRPDPTMVEARLSILLKESGGRFGIFKTRIRQCFPFLGKVWDALRGKKIRR; this is encoded by the coding sequence ATGATTGCGCCTATCATCATTTTTGCCTTTAATCGACCACATCACCTGAAAAATACCCTTGAGGCGTTGCAACGCAATTCTCTAGCGGCGCAAAGTGATTTGTTTATTTATTGCGACGGGGCGCGTTCTAATGCTGAAAAAAAGCTGACGGAAGAAACCCGCGGTGTAGCCCGTAATGCCTTGGGCTTTCGCTCTGTCACGGTTGCTGCCTCAGAAGTTAATCAAGGCCTCGGCGAAAGCATCATACGCGGCGTGACAGAAATTATAGCAAAGCATGAACGCGTTATCGTGCTTGAGGACGATCTGCTTACAGCTCCTTTCTTTCTGGAGTACATGAATGCCGGGCTCGATATTTATGCCGATAACCCGCGCGTTGCTTCAGTACACGGCTATCTTTACCCACATACGGTATCATGTCCCCCCGAGACTTTTTTCCTGAAGGGTACAGACTGTCTGGGCTGGGGAACATGGAAACGGGCTTGGGATATTTTTGACCCTGACGCTGCAAGATTGTTACAGCGCATTCGCGATGCGGCCTGCGTCCACGATTTTAATGCCCAAGGTTGCTATAACTTTACAGGGCTGCTGGCTGATGTGGCTGAGAAACGCAATTCTTCTTGGGCTGTACGGTGGCATGCTGCTGCCTATTTGCAAGATATGTATACTCTTTACCCTGGGCGTTCCCTTATTTTTCATGCCGGTTCAGATGGCTCTGGTACAAACTGCGGTGTAGACACGCTTTTTGATGTTCCTTTAAGCACCTCTCCCATTGAGGTGACCCCCATTGAAGTTCGGCCAGACCCAACAATGGTTGAGGCTAGGCTCTCGATTTTGTTGAAGGAAAGTGGAGGGCGTTTCGGCATTTTTAAAACGCGGATTCGGCAGTGTTTCCCTTTTCTGGGAAAAGTGTGGGATGCATTGCGCGGAAAAAAGATTCGGAGATAG
- a CDS encoding polysaccharide deacetylase family protein yields the protein MISLHSCKLLARELCFGAYRVCSAGINLVCPPTIVLAYHRVAPHKEDPLQLTVTPQNFTAQLEVIAETFDDVLRFDAAQLHRTRPAVCLTFDDGYADNYSIALPILERFKMTATFFVSTGHVEHGRPYWWEALSVCGKLEDHGRILAMPPLEQHKAVYALLEECAFASEALEECQPLTVAALQEFSRHPLVCLGAHTHTHPRLSNLGAEDQYQEIKKSLDKLESWTAVRPTVAAYPFGARSLFGRFCDYNADSMQACRRLGLKRAAANFPGQVRPWTSRYAIPRHLVRDWDGAAFKAKLRTFLTRGYF from the coding sequence ATGATCAGCCTCCATTCGTGCAAGTTGCTGGCACGGGAACTGTGCTTTGGTGCTTACCGCGTATGCTCCGCCGGGATAAATCTGGTCTGCCCTCCTACAATCGTTCTTGCTTATCACAGGGTTGCGCCGCATAAAGAAGACCCTCTTCAACTGACGGTGACTCCGCAGAATTTCACTGCGCAACTAGAGGTTATTGCCGAGACATTTGATGATGTCTTGCGTTTTGACGCTGCCCAGTTGCATCGCACACGTCCAGCTGTTTGTCTTACTTTTGATGATGGTTATGCAGATAATTATAGCATAGCTCTACCGATCCTAGAACGTTTTAAAATGACAGCTACATTTTTTGTGAGCACAGGGCATGTTGAGCACGGTCGGCCCTATTGGTGGGAAGCTCTTAGTGTTTGTGGAAAACTGGAAGACCACGGGCGCATTCTTGCAATGCCACCTTTAGAACAACATAAGGCTGTTTACGCACTGCTTGAAGAGTGTGCTTTTGCCTCTGAGGCCCTGGAAGAGTGTCAGCCATTAACGGTTGCAGCATTGCAAGAGTTCAGCCGCCATCCCTTGGTCTGCCTTGGCGCACATACGCATACTCACCCCCGTCTAAGTAACCTCGGAGCTGAAGATCAATATCAAGAGATAAAAAAATCCTTGGACAAGCTGGAAAGCTGGACAGCAGTCCGACCGACGGTTGCCGCCTATCCCTTCGGTGCTCGTTCTCTTTTTGGTCGGTTTTGCGATTACAACGCAGACAGTATGCAGGCCTGTCGCAGGCTTGGTCTTAAGCGCGCGGCGGCCAACTTTCCGGGGCAGGTTCGACCCTGGACAAGCCGCTATGCCATACCCCGACATCTTGTGCGAGATTGGGACGGGGCAGCATTCAAGGCAAAACTTCGCACCTTTTTGACGAGAGGGTACTTTTAG
- the wecB gene encoding UDP-N-acetylglucosamine 2-epimerase (non-hydrolyzing), producing MKRKILIFVGTRPEAIKMAPVVKALRTRSDLFDVTLLSTGQHREMLMQTLGDFVLEPDINLDLMTANQSLAQLSSQLMTSIDAVLAREIPDIVLVQGDTTTVMVASLCAFYRGIPCGHVEAGLRSYNMHSPFPEELNRRVAGLVASLHFAPTERAVAALHDEGVPSDAVHLTGNTGIDALLWTANDILASPPVLPKQIQKIIDSGQRYVLITGHRRESFGKGFESICQALKKLSSIHRDVVFLYPVHLNPNVRNTVFHALSDSSNIVLTDPLPYRQFVAVMQSAYCLLTDSGGVQEEAPSLKKPVLVMRDVTERPEGVAAGCSCLVGTDCDKIVQSVSAILADPDGQYQLMVAAKNPYGDGHASERIAGILSEFFSTKKA from the coding sequence ATGAAGCGTAAAATACTCATTTTTGTTGGCACGAGGCCGGAAGCCATAAAGATGGCGCCAGTGGTAAAGGCTCTGCGCACTCGAAGCGACCTGTTTGATGTTACTCTGCTGTCAACCGGTCAACACCGTGAAATGTTGATGCAGACCTTGGGAGACTTTGTTCTGGAGCCGGACATCAACCTTGATCTTATGACTGCGAACCAGAGCTTGGCGCAACTCTCCTCGCAGCTGATGACCTCCATTGATGCAGTTCTTGCCCGGGAAATCCCTGATATTGTTCTGGTGCAAGGCGATACAACAACGGTGATGGTTGCCTCCCTGTGCGCCTTTTACCGTGGGATTCCCTGCGGGCATGTGGAAGCTGGATTGCGAAGTTACAATATGCATTCGCCCTTTCCGGAGGAGTTGAATCGCAGGGTTGCCGGGCTGGTGGCCAGCCTGCACTTTGCCCCCACAGAACGGGCAGTAGCTGCCTTGCATGATGAAGGCGTTCCATCGGACGCTGTTCATCTGACCGGCAACACCGGTATTGACGCCCTGCTTTGGACCGCCAATGACATTTTAGCATCCCCACCAGTCCTGCCCAAGCAGATTCAAAAAATTATCGACTCTGGCCAGCGCTATGTGCTCATCACCGGCCATCGGCGGGAAAGCTTTGGCAAGGGATTTGAGTCCATTTGTCAGGCTCTAAAAAAATTGTCATCAATCCACCGCGATGTGGTATTTCTTTATCCAGTTCACTTGAATCCGAATGTGCGCAATACAGTATTTCATGCTCTCTCGGATTCTTCCAATATTGTACTTACCGATCCTTTGCCATACCGGCAATTTGTTGCAGTAATGCAGAGCGCATACTGTTTGTTGACAGATTCCGGTGGTGTGCAGGAAGAAGCGCCCTCTCTCAAAAAGCCCGTCCTGGTAATGCGGGATGTGACGGAACGGCCTGAGGGTGTTGCAGCTGGCTGTAGCTGCCTTGTTGGTACAGATTGCGATAAAATCGTTCAGAGCGTTTCGGCAATCCTTGCCGATCCGGATGGCCAATACCAGCTTATGGTGGCGGCGAAGAATCCTTATGGTGATGGACACGCGTCTGAACGTATTGCCGGTATCCTTTCGGAATTTTTTTCAACCAAGAAAGCTTGA
- a CDS encoding glycosyltransferase, whose protein sequence is MRPVLCNTLDCGGGAAIAARRLHLGLRQMGDDSVFAVMQQSGDIPGCLAVTSRLRRTIQPFFRQGERLPLLLYPKRDRKVLFSPSWRPSGIHKDIMALRPDVVHLHWIADSFVPLHSLARLTAPIVWTLHDTWALTGGCHILKGCESYRQGCGRCPELGSRAGFDMSSVGYLLRAAAYKKVRMTIVAPSRHLEMLAKTSPLIQNYPIVRIPNGVDTERFRPIDKRVARHLLQLPQNVPLLVFGAVAPGCDPNKGFDLLCDALRELPMPLRGHVQCAVFGGSVAALETPLPAIELGRLHDDVSLALAYSAADIFICPSREENLPNTIMESLACGTPVAAFRTGGIPDMVDDEENGVLAPCYDVKALAEGIAKILLGSVDQKQRLSCAARQKAVDEYALPDIARRYHDLYLTLTADSQHFQ, encoded by the coding sequence GTGCGGCCAGTTCTTTGTAATACTCTTGACTGCGGCGGCGGCGCTGCCATTGCCGCTCGACGACTTCATCTAGGCCTGCGCCAGATGGGCGATGATAGCGTTTTTGCCGTCATGCAACAGAGTGGCGATATTCCCGGTTGCCTTGCGGTTACCAGCCGACTGCGACGCACAATCCAACCCTTCTTTAGACAGGGCGAGCGGCTGCCCCTCTTGCTTTACCCCAAGCGTGATCGGAAGGTCCTTTTTTCTCCTTCCTGGAGACCATCCGGAATTCATAAGGACATCATGGCGTTGCGCCCAGATGTGGTGCACCTGCATTGGATCGCTGACAGCTTCGTTCCGCTGCATTCGTTGGCGAGGCTGACCGCCCCTATAGTGTGGACGTTGCATGATACCTGGGCACTGACAGGCGGCTGCCATATTCTTAAAGGCTGCGAGTCCTATCGGCAGGGCTGCGGGCGGTGTCCTGAACTGGGCAGTCGGGCAGGTTTTGACATGAGTTCGGTGGGGTACTTATTGCGGGCGGCTGCATATAAAAAAGTACGTATGACCATTGTTGCGCCCAGTCGGCACCTGGAGATGCTGGCAAAGACTAGCCCTTTAATTCAGAATTACCCGATCGTACGTATTCCTAATGGCGTTGATACTGAACGTTTTCGACCGATCGATAAGCGTGTTGCTCGCCATCTTTTGCAGTTGCCGCAAAATGTGCCGTTGCTGGTTTTTGGAGCAGTGGCGCCTGGCTGTGATCCCAACAAAGGGTTTGATCTGCTGTGCGATGCCTTGCGTGAGTTGCCGATGCCCTTACGCGGGCATGTACAGTGCGCTGTTTTTGGTGGAAGCGTTGCTGCCTTGGAAACGCCGCTTCCCGCCATAGAACTCGGCCGTCTGCATGATGACGTATCGCTGGCGCTTGCTTACTCTGCTGCGGATATTTTTATTTGTCCGTCTCGTGAAGAAAATTTGCCTAACACTATCATGGAGTCGCTTGCCTGCGGCACCCCTGTGGCAGCATTCCGTACTGGCGGCATTCCTGATATGGTTGATGACGAAGAAAATGGAGTGCTGGCGCCATGTTATGATGTGAAAGCCCTGGCGGAAGGCATTGCCAAAATACTGCTGGGTTCTGTAGATCAGAAACAACGGTTGTCCTGCGCGGCCCGGCAAAAAGCGGTTGACGAATATGCCTTGCCAGACATCGCAAGGCGTTATCACGACCTGTATCTGACGTTGACCGCAGATTCTCAGCATTTTCAATAA
- a CDS encoding glycosyltransferase family 4 protein, whose translation MVMDTRLNVLPVSFRNFFQPRKLEMRIGIVTTWFERGAAYVSRQYRDLLRKSGDDVLIYARGGERYAQSDPSWNTSDVTWGKRCAVQRVTGIDRKDFVSWIRRHNLELIIFNEQWWLPPVFWAMECGCRTVAYIDYYTEATVDSFSIYDGLICNTQRHHSVFKTHPYCQYIPWGTDLELFRPQSSGSRDQEGPVFFHSAGLSPYRKGTDLVLKAFARLTGHAHLILHMQEGAFSSIADVEPLANKLVEQGRLTIYDREVSAPGLYHLGDVYVYPSRLEGIGLTQAEALACGLPIIVPDNPPMNEFVAPESGVAVAVDKLWSRADGYYWPQCLVNLDALTSAMQSFVDESHSVVEKKIAARAFAERCLNWYKNGSNLSAWLSALPKHSLPDGLKRQLQDDEISLPVTAVKLLKKCPSIWNFVTHLHQVFRKRY comes from the coding sequence ATGGTGATGGACACGCGTCTGAACGTATTGCCGGTATCCTTTCGGAATTTTTTTCAACCAAGAAAGCTTGAAATGCGTATAGGTATAGTCACAACATGGTTTGAGCGGGGTGCGGCCTACGTTTCACGTCAATATCGGGATCTTTTACGCAAGAGCGGCGATGATGTCTTGATCTATGCCAGAGGTGGAGAAAGGTATGCACAAAGTGATCCCAGCTGGAATACATCTGATGTCACTTGGGGTAAAAGATGTGCTGTGCAGAGGGTTACGGGCATTGACAGAAAAGATTTCGTATCCTGGATTCGTCGCCATAACCTCGAACTGATTATTTTTAACGAGCAGTGGTGGCTTCCACCAGTATTCTGGGCCATGGAGTGTGGATGCAGAACTGTTGCATATATTGACTACTACACTGAAGCAACTGTGGATAGTTTTTCCATATATGACGGGCTTATTTGCAATACTCAACGCCATCATAGCGTATTCAAAACGCATCCCTACTGTCAGTATATTCCTTGGGGAACAGACCTAGAGCTGTTCCGCCCGCAATCGTCAGGTTCGCGTGATCAAGAAGGGCCCGTTTTTTTTCATTCCGCAGGCCTGAGCCCTTACCGCAAGGGAACTGATCTTGTGTTGAAGGCCTTTGCGCGCCTTACGGGCCATGCTCATCTTATTTTGCATATGCAAGAGGGAGCCTTTAGTTCCATTGCTGATGTCGAACCTCTCGCCAATAAGCTGGTGGAGCAGGGGCGTCTTACCATCTATGACAGAGAAGTCTCTGCCCCTGGGCTATACCATTTGGGAGACGTCTATGTGTATCCATCACGCCTTGAGGGGATTGGTTTGACCCAGGCGGAGGCACTGGCTTGCGGGTTGCCCATCATTGTTCCCGACAATCCGCCCATGAACGAATTTGTGGCTCCTGAATCAGGGGTGGCGGTAGCGGTCGACAAACTCTGGTCGCGTGCTGATGGTTATTACTGGCCTCAGTGCTTGGTCAATCTGGATGCTCTGACCTCCGCCATGCAATCTTTTGTTGATGAAAGTCATTCCGTTGTTGAAAAAAAAATTGCGGCTCGCGCCTTTGCGGAACGCTGCCTCAACTGGTATAAAAACGGCAGTAATCTCTCTGCCTGGCTTTCCGCGCTGCCAAAACATTCGTTGCCTGATGGCTTAAAGCGTCAGTTACAGGATGATGAAATTTCTCTTCCGGTGACTGCGGTGAAGCTACTCAAAAAATGCCCCAGTATCTGGAATTTTGTGACGCATTTGCATCAGGTCTTTCGTAAGCGCTATTGA
- a CDS encoding alpha-1,2-fucosyltransferase gives MSRDLSQPFVGAWIAGGLGNQLFQFAAAYAYSLRTGAALLLDISFFHHPAKDRDYALAKLGINEKKWPWVTPTSGARWSISPRHMAGVLRTKIRQWSLRYKVISEKRYDYDEAFSLMNSSIYLHGYWQSPLYFADAASQLRDSVKLAPLVKATPPRAESIRNTMSVAIHVRRGDYATQHSDTFGLIPYEYYAYAASLLRRSVENPHFFIFSDDYSSARAMFGDWPDATVCPALSPEEDLAQIAFCKHQIIANSTFSWWGAWLNSNSEKIVIAPKQWAQKKVLLSRYIFDLFPQNWLLL, from the coding sequence ATGTCACGTGATTTATCTCAACCCTTTGTAGGTGCGTGGATTGCCGGTGGGCTTGGCAATCAGCTTTTTCAGTTTGCAGCAGCGTACGCATATTCATTACGAACCGGGGCAGCATTACTTTTAGACATAAGCTTTTTTCATCATCCAGCCAAAGACCGCGACTACGCGCTTGCCAAACTGGGCATTAATGAAAAAAAATGGCCTTGGGTCACTCCGACATCTGGTGCTAGGTGGTCAATATCTCCACGTCATATGGCAGGGGTTTTGCGCACAAAGATACGGCAGTGGAGTCTGAGGTATAAAGTCATCAGCGAAAAGCGTTACGATTACGATGAAGCTTTTTCATTGATGAATTCATCAATTTATCTTCATGGTTACTGGCAGTCTCCGTTGTATTTTGCCGATGCGGCAAGTCAGTTGCGTGATTCTGTCAAGCTTGCCCCCCTTGTAAAGGCGACCCCCCCTCGTGCTGAATCCATTCGTAACACTATGTCAGTAGCCATCCATGTACGACGAGGTGACTATGCCACACAGCATAGCGACACCTTTGGCCTTATCCCGTATGAGTACTACGCCTACGCAGCCTCTTTGCTGCGTAGGAGTGTTGAAAACCCACATTTTTTTATTTTCTCTGATGATTACAGCTCTGCCCGTGCTATGTTTGGCGATTGGCCCGACGCAACCGTTTGCCCGGCCCTGTCACCAGAAGAAGATCTGGCCCAGATCGCCTTCTGTAAACATCAAATAATCGCAAATTCAACCTTTTCATGGTGGGGGGCTTGGCTTAATTCAAACTCTGAAAAAATTGTCATTGCTCCGAAGCAGTGGGCTCAGAAAAAAGTTTTGCTGTCTCGGTATATTTTTGACTTGTTCCCACAAAATTGGCTTCTTTTATAA
- the rfbB gene encoding dTDP-glucose 4,6-dehydratase, which produces MPCQLVTGGSGFIGSCYVLQARRQGVRVINLDKLTYAGNPANLAELINDPDYVFVRGDIGNAELVAWLLETFQPNAVVNFAAESHVDRSIVAPDAFVRTNVLGTSTLLRVAAQWWRALPAERASVFRFLHVSTDEVYGALQPGDPAFTEATPYSPNSPYSASKAASDHMARAFHETYGLPVLLTNCSNNYGPRQFPEKLIPLMICNALDGKPLPVYGKGANIRDWLHVEDHCAAIARVLEAGRVGRCYNIGGHAEKTNLEVVQAVCAILDQLVPSARGPYADQISYVADRPGHDFRYAIDCSRIEEELGWKPTHKFDSGLRETVRWYLENTAWVENVRSGAYREWIAANYARRACGGAN; this is translated from the coding sequence ATGCCCTGTCAGCTGGTTACCGGTGGTTCGGGCTTTATCGGGTCCTGCTACGTTCTTCAGGCCCGGCGGCAGGGTGTGCGCGTGATCAACCTCGACAAACTGACCTACGCCGGAAATCCTGCCAATCTGGCTGAGTTGATAAACGATCCGGATTACGTCTTTGTGCGCGGCGACATCGGCAATGCCGAGCTGGTTGCCTGGCTGCTGGAAACCTTCCAGCCCAATGCCGTCGTGAATTTTGCTGCGGAAAGCCACGTTGACCGTTCCATTGTTGCCCCCGATGCTTTTGTGCGTACCAATGTACTGGGTACGTCCACTCTGCTGAGGGTGGCTGCCCAGTGGTGGCGCGCACTGCCTGCGGAACGCGCTTCAGTCTTTCGCTTTCTGCACGTGTCCACCGATGAGGTCTATGGCGCGTTGCAACCGGGCGATCCTGCTTTTACAGAAGCGACCCCTTACAGCCCCAACAGCCCATATTCCGCCTCCAAGGCCGCCAGCGACCACATGGCGCGTGCCTTTCACGAAACCTACGGCCTCCCGGTGCTCCTTACCAATTGTTCCAACAATTACGGGCCGCGCCAGTTCCCTGAAAAACTTATTCCCCTGATGATCTGCAATGCCCTTGACGGCAAGCCTTTACCTGTCTACGGCAAGGGGGCAAATATCCGTGACTGGCTGCATGTAGAAGACCATTGCGCTGCCATAGCCCGCGTGCTTGAAGCAGGCAGGGTGGGGCGCTGTTACAACATCGGCGGGCATGCGGAAAAGACCAACCTTGAAGTTGTGCAGGCCGTGTGCGCCATCCTTGACCAGTTGGTTCCTTCGGCTCGCGGGCCTTATGCCGATCAAATTTCATATGTGGCCGACAGGCCCGGTCATGATTTTCGGTACGCCATAGACTGCAGCCGAATAGAAGAGGAACTTGGCTGGAAGCCAACCCACAAGTTTGATTCCGGCCTGCGTGAAACCGTTCGCTGGTATCTTGAAAATACCGCGTGGGTTGAAAATGTCCGCAGCGGCGCTTACAGGGAATGGATTGCAGCCAACTACGCCCGCCGCGCTTGCGGTGGGGCCAACTGA